In Gossypium arboreum isolate Shixiya-1 chromosome 6, ASM2569848v2, whole genome shotgun sequence, the following are encoded in one genomic region:
- the LOC128293790 gene encoding secreted RxLR effector protein 161-like, producing MVSQHQANPGLKHWQAVKHILKYLKRPKDYMLVYFGENINPIRYTDSDFQTCKDLRKSTSGKVFVLGHGVIAWRSVKQTYTTDSTMEVEYVVASEEMKEVIWLRKFLTDLEVISGIEKAVTLYCDNNVAIANT from the coding sequence ATGGTTAGTCAACATCAGGCAAATCCTGGTCTCAAGCATTGGCAAGCTGTAAAGCATATATTAAAGTATCTTAAAAGACCCAAGGATTATATGCTTGTATATTTTGGGGAGAACATTAATCCTATTAGATACACAGACTCAGACTTTCAAACTTGTAAAGATTTAAGGAAATCAACATCGGGAAAGGTATTCGTCCTAGGTCATGGAGTCATAGCATGGAGAAGTGTAAAACAAACTTACACCACTGACTCTACTATGGAGGTCGAGTATGTGGTTGCCTCTGAGGAAATGAAAGAAGTAATATGGCTTCGAAAGTTCTTAACTGATCTTGAAGTCATTTCTGGTATAGAAAAAGCTGTAACACTGTATTGTGATAACAATGTTGCAATAGCTAATACCTAG